A window of Candidatus Gorgyraea atricola contains these coding sequences:
- a CDS encoding M48 family metallopeptidase — translation MKYILVLCVCLLAGCVEREYNAVTGRDDIMFVSTESEINMGRSIANSIEKNPDIELDPDPLEAERLRELGRRIAAVSDRQEVNYTFRVIDDDDVNAFALPGGYIFIFRGLMEKVETDDELASVMAHEVAHVVARHSMKRLQGGVGFNILQLLMVFSGQGAQDYGRINAAFGQLVMEYSREDEALADRIAIKYLKAAGFDPMAMLSFLKKMQEVNREAPIRPHRSYRSHPHIADRIRMVKQELTGEIDYTDYMNKPVELH, via the coding sequence ATGAAGTATATATTGGTGCTATGTGTGTGTTTATTGGCTGGGTGCGTGGAGCGTGAGTATAATGCTGTTACGGGTAGGGATGATATTATGTTTGTGAGCACTGAGAGTGAAATAAACATGGGTAGGAGTATCGCGAATAGTATTGAGAAGAATCCGGATATTGAATTAGACCCGGATCCGCTGGAGGCAGAGCGCCTAAGAGAACTTGGCAGGAGGATTGCTGCTGTTTCTGATAGGCAGGAGGTAAATTATACGTTTAGGGTGATAGATGATGATGATGTCAATGCGTTTGCATTGCCAGGCGGGTATATATTTATTTTTAGAGGACTTATGGAAAAGGTCGAGACAGATGATGAGCTGGCGTCAGTAATGGCTCATGAAGTGGCGCATGTCGTAGCAAGACACTCCATGAAAAGATTGCAAGGCGGCGTGGGATTTAATATACTGCAGCTACTCATGGTTTTTTCAGGCCAGGGCGCTCAGGACTATGGCAGGATCAATGCAGCCTTTGGCCAGCTGGTCATGGAGTACTCTCGAGAAGATGAGGCGCTTGCAGACAGGATCGCGATCAAATATCTAAAGGCCGCAGGCTTTGATCCCATGGCAATGCTGAGTTTTTTAAAAAAGATGCAAGAGGTGAACAGAGAAGCACCAATAAGGCCGCATAGAAGTTATCGCTCTCACCCGCATATTGCTGATCGTATACGCATGGTCAAACAGGAGCTGACAGGAGAGATCGATTATACGGATTATATGAACAAACCGGTAGAGCTACATTGA
- a CDS encoding alginate export family protein, translating into MKKLMTLCIVLTAVAFLAAPAFAEVQNVKVSGDIDSKMIYRADYDFLADDTGEGTSVKDNDVWFMTTTRVRIDADLTDNVSTTVRVVNERDWDEEYADAIDSGNVSDGARTDIDLDLAYVTLKECFYSPLTVTIGRQNLLFGNALVVGDPTTNDSEGVARLAADDLSTIKAFDAIRATLDYSPIVVDLIYSKIDAQVQLVATTAGTAQPRDDMDLWGVNVAYDFDNEYNAAVEGYFFSRRDRRGVINTTEVGGADVCDVFGVNGNLAPVDGLLLSGEVAIQRGDYLDIQSTTPDRIIDRDAWALDLALAYDGLSDSVSFLPGLSLRTAYAYRSGQTSDGATTDDDFSTTVTEVNAWDPMFEDQTHGMIANRIFDGLNDGVDSNGRTICVGASAEPIEDLTVSVDYYNFRLAEAWYSTNAVGASNARTLNGGSSAAYYVKDDKDLGDEVDIVLDYAYTEDVTMSLATGWFIPGAAFDNSLDSATPTNNDTATEVIASVAVAF; encoded by the coding sequence ATGAAGAAGTTAATGACACTATGTATCGTACTTACGGCTGTTGCTTTCTTAGCAGCACCTGCGTTCGCAGAAGTGCAGAACGTAAAAGTAAGCGGCGATATCGATTCAAAGATGATCTATCGTGCTGACTATGATTTCTTGGCAGACGATACAGGAGAAGGAACAAGCGTTAAAGACAATGACGTATGGTTTATGACCACTACCAGAGTCAGAATAGATGCGGATCTTACAGACAATGTATCAACAACTGTAAGAGTAGTAAATGAGAGAGATTGGGATGAGGAATATGCGGATGCCATAGATTCAGGTAACGTTAGCGATGGCGCAAGAACAGACATCGATCTTGATCTGGCATACGTGACATTAAAGGAATGTTTTTATTCTCCTTTAACAGTTACGATTGGTAGACAAAATCTACTATTCGGTAATGCCTTAGTTGTTGGCGATCCGACTACTAATGATTCAGAGGGAGTTGCTAGACTCGCCGCAGATGACTTAAGTACCATTAAGGCGTTTGACGCAATAAGGGCAACATTGGATTACAGCCCAATAGTAGTGGACCTCATTTATTCAAAGATTGATGCACAAGTCCAACTCGTAGCAACCACAGCTGGTACTGCTCAGCCAAGAGATGATATGGATCTTTGGGGTGTCAATGTAGCTTATGATTTTGATAATGAGTACAATGCAGCTGTTGAAGGTTATTTTTTCTCAAGGCGTGACAGAAGGGGAGTCATAAACACTACTGAAGTTGGCGGAGCAGATGTATGCGATGTTTTTGGCGTAAACGGTAACTTAGCGCCAGTAGATGGTTTGCTGTTGAGTGGCGAAGTTGCTATTCAGAGAGGTGATTATCTAGATATACAAAGCACCACACCTGACAGGATAATTGATCGTGATGCATGGGCACTTGATCTTGCATTAGCATACGATGGCTTGAGTGACAGCGTTAGCTTTTTGCCAGGGCTATCTTTGAGAACAGCTTATGCCTATCGTTCTGGACAGACCAGTGATGGCGCAACTACAGATGATGATTTCTCAACCACAGTAACAGAAGTTAATGCATGGGATCCGATGTTCGAAGATCAGACCCACGGCATGATCGCAAACCGAATATTTGACGGCCTTAATGATGGCGTTGATTCAAATGGCCGTACAATATGTGTTGGTGCCAGCGCAGAGCCTATAGAGGACCTTACTGTATCTGTGGATTATTACAACTTCAGATTGGCTGAGGCGTGGTATTCAACCAATGCTGTTGGTGCTAGTAATGCTAGGACCTTAAACGGTGGAAGCAGCGCCGCGTATTATGTAAAGGATGATAAGGATCTTGGTGATGAGGTAGACATAGTCTTAGATTATGCTTACACTGAAGATGTTACCATGAGCCTTGCAACTGGTTGGTTTATTCCAGGAGCTGCGTTTGATAATTCTCTTGATAGCGCGACCCCTACTAACAACGACACAGCTACAGAAGTCATAGCTTCAGTAGCTGTTGCTTTTTAA
- a CDS encoding PKD domain-containing protein, producing MCRKTLHIIIASVLFLSFAIVKDALCYRIPPEESKLRYLYTFGEDGRKSYGAKKAPQVVFLRVPENYTGNIEISIYDPDVGDYIDEKSGKWNTSTRFSIFGGKKAYSSIAGISEAKIVDFLEGTLLDSQEFGEDESYDKKFYHFSPIEADKGEKVGNFRYFKIVAEGLSGDDNNVFALEISPDTMEAFSYALSLRLSEKRGTKMALYPAIPADAAKIIEYNYDLDATGGDIELVSASRSYSIKGSGTGIWANTEVDVLPSDAGKRWVYEITKDRQPNANMAMYLTTGDGAAVPVFFTPGAGGPKRVFVERPTKAKAKEEPWMESKLSCNTFTFDGSKSYDPDDQTLAYFWDFGDGTTSTQLKNMHTYKDAGKYLVKLTVTDASEVDCNTASTQQVVKVNQPPCAIADGPNVTCVDTEILFDGTQSTDSPEDNLTYKWNFGDGETAEGVKVSHKYAKGGDYQVALTVVDDSGTMCDTGVDRLNVAVNTAPIADAGKDIMLCKKDPNDPLEVTFDASKSKDADNDNLTYVWDFGDGETEEGKVVTHRYERGGEYATKLLVTDNTYTDCNKSTATKLVNLNRAPMANAGNDINICLTEKAEFDASLSFDNDGDTLSYLWDFGDGKTARGKKVSHQYAKGGLYNATLKVDDGAGAECSSATDAISVNVNSNPTADISSKDIACVDEGIKFDGALSNDPDGDKLDYVWDFGDGTTESGANVKHNYAKGGLYKATLFVDDGKNSDCSGSTKVHYLNVNTPPVAEAGGDLLICVNDEVEFDASDSFDPDNDNLTYTWDFGDGQTAQGTKVRHAYKGIGLYKVVLTVKDDSGTECNTAVDTLVATVNATPVPIIEVM from the coding sequence ATGTGCAGGAAGACATTGCATATCATAATCGCATCAGTGTTGTTTTTAAGCTTTGCTATAGTAAAGGATGCTCTTTGCTATAGAATACCACCAGAAGAGAGTAAGCTCAGGTATTTATATACCTTTGGCGAGGATGGAAGAAAAAGTTATGGCGCAAAAAAGGCGCCCCAAGTCGTATTCTTGAGAGTTCCTGAGAATTACACTGGTAACATAGAAATATCCATCTATGATCCTGATGTCGGTGATTATATTGATGAAAAGAGTGGAAAATGGAATACCTCGACCCGCTTTTCTATTTTTGGCGGAAAGAAAGCGTATTCATCCATAGCAGGGATAAGCGAGGCAAAGATCGTAGATTTTCTTGAAGGTACGCTTCTGGATTCCCAGGAGTTCGGAGAAGATGAATCCTATGACAAAAAGTTTTATCACTTTTCTCCTATAGAAGCGGACAAGGGTGAGAAAGTAGGAAATTTCAGATATTTTAAGATAGTTGCTGAAGGGCTGTCAGGGGATGACAACAATGTCTTTGCCCTTGAGATATCACCGGATACAATGGAGGCATTCAGCTACGCGCTTTCATTAAGACTATCAGAGAAGCGCGGAACAAAGATGGCGCTTTATCCCGCAATACCCGCGGACGCGGCAAAGATAATCGAGTACAATTATGATCTGGACGCGACCGGAGGAGATATAGAGCTCGTAAGCGCATCTCGTTCTTACAGTATAAAAGGTTCTGGGACCGGCATATGGGCAAATACTGAAGTAGATGTTCTGCCATCTGATGCTGGCAAGAGATGGGTATATGAAATAACAAAGGACAGGCAGCCCAATGCAAACATGGCGATGTATCTGACAACAGGCGATGGCGCGGCAGTTCCTGTATTTTTTACACCTGGCGCAGGAGGACCTAAGAGGGTCTTTGTTGAGCGGCCTACTAAGGCTAAGGCAAAGGAAGAGCCATGGATGGAGTCAAAGCTTTCATGTAATACATTTACATTTGATGGTTCAAAGTCTTACGATCCAGATGATCAGACCCTTGCGTATTTCTGGGATTTTGGTGATGGTACTACCAGCACACAGTTAAAGAACATGCATACCTATAAGGATGCTGGAAAATATCTTGTCAAGCTGACAGTTACAGATGCCTCAGAGGTGGATTGTAATACAGCTTCGACTCAGCAGGTCGTAAAAGTCAATCAGCCGCCATGCGCTATAGCAGACGGCCCTAATGTGACCTGTGTTGATACAGAGATACTATTCGATGGCACACAGTCAACAGATAGTCCCGAAGATAATCTGACATACAAATGGAATTTTGGCGATGGCGAGACAGCTGAAGGCGTAAAGGTCTCTCATAAATACGCTAAAGGCGGAGATTATCAAGTCGCGCTTACTGTAGTCGATGATTCAGGGACCATGTGCGATACAGGCGTGGATAGATTAAATGTAGCAGTAAATACCGCACCTATCGCTGACGCGGGTAAAGATATAATGTTGTGCAAGAAAGATCCTAATGATCCCCTGGAAGTCACTTTTGACGCGTCAAAGTCAAAGGACGCGGATAATGATAATCTGACTTATGTCTGGGATTTCGGTGATGGCGAGACAGAGGAAGGCAAGGTAGTCACTCATAGGTATGAAAGGGGCGGAGAGTACGCGACTAAACTCCTTGTTACCGACAATACCTATACAGATTGCAATAAGTCAACTGCGACAAAGCTTGTTAACTTAAACAGGGCGCCAATGGCTAACGCAGGAAACGATATAAACATATGCCTGACAGAGAAGGCAGAGTTTGATGCCTCTTTGTCGTTTGACAATGACGGGGATACTCTTAGCTATCTATGGGATTTTGGCGATGGAAAAACAGCCAGAGGAAAAAAGGTCTCTCATCAGTATGCAAAAGGAGGCCTTTATAATGCTACTCTTAAGGTAGATGATGGTGCTGGCGCAGAGTGTTCAAGCGCGACAGATGCCATTTCAGTGAATGTCAACTCCAATCCCACCGCAGACATAAGCTCTAAGGACATTGCCTGTGTTGACGAGGGGATAAAGTTTGACGGCGCGTTATCGAACGATCCTGACGGAGATAAGCTGGATTATGTTTGGGATTTTGGCGATGGTACTACTGAAAGCGGAGCTAACGTAAAGCATAATTATGCAAAGGGTGGGCTCTATAAAGCAACGCTGTTTGTTGATGATGGTAAAAATTCAGATTGCTCAGGCTCGACAAAGGTGCATTACCTTAACGTAAACACACCTCCTGTAGCAGAGGCTGGCGGGGATCTTTTGATCTGCGTTAATGACGAGGTTGAATTTGATGCGTCAGATTCATTTGATCCAGATAATGATAACCTTACGTATACATGGGATTTTGGTGATGGCCAAACTGCGCAAGGGACAAAGGTAAGGCATGCTTACAAGGGCATAGGCCTTTATAAAGTGGTTCTAACAGTTAAGGATGATTCAGGTACTGAGTGCAATACTGCAGTTGATACGCTGGTGGCCACAGTAAATGCAACTCCAGTTCCTATAATTGAAGTAATGTAA
- a CDS encoding TIGR00730 family Rossman fold protein, protein MVKNYDFTKEDPWRIFRIMAEFVDGFEELSGIGPAVTVFGSAKTEPGDKYYKLAEQTAASLVKDGYAIITGAGPGIMEAANKGAKNAGGASIGLNIQVPIMQKPNKYITNLIDFRYFFCRKVMFVKYARAFVIFPGGFGTMDEFFESITLIQTEKIEEFPVILVGNEYWKGLVEWMKTFMLKEDRIDKKDLDIFTVVDTPKEVSQTIKDFYSNKGGEA, encoded by the coding sequence ATGGTAAAGAACTACGATTTCACCAAGGAAGATCCTTGGCGCATATTTAGGATAATGGCAGAGTTTGTTGATGGGTTTGAGGAGCTCTCAGGTATAGGCCCTGCAGTTACTGTGTTTGGTTCAGCCAAGACAGAGCCAGGGGATAAATACTATAAATTAGCTGAGCAGACTGCAGCAAGCCTGGTCAAGGACGGTTATGCAATAATTACAGGCGCTGGCCCTGGTATCATGGAGGCGGCAAACAAGGGCGCAAAGAATGCGGGTGGAGCTTCTATAGGTCTAAACATCCAGGTGCCTATTATGCAAAAGCCTAATAAATACATAACAAACCTTATTGACTTTAGATATTTTTTCTGCCGCAAGGTCATGTTTGTAAAATACGCCAGGGCCTTTGTGATCTTTCCAGGAGGATTCGGCACAATGGACGAGTTCTTTGAGTCTATCACGCTTATCCAGACAGAAAAGATAGAAGAATTCCCGGTCATACTGGTAGGGAATGAATATTGGAAGGGCCTTGTAGAATGGATGAAGACTTTCATGTTAAAGGAAGATCGCATAGACAAGAAAGATTTGGACATCTTTACCGTTGTAGACACACCCAAAGAGGTCTCGCAGACAATAAAGGATTTTTATTCAAATAAAGGAGGTGAGGCATGA
- a CDS encoding cytochrome c biogenesis protein CcdA: protein MHKKVIKTILALIFAILIAQPCLARSQKLTIVFTGDMRGELENCHCPKDDFGGLNRRYEYLSEVRKKVDDVLLLDVGDVVSLLTADLKKEDVARNASISFEAMKLMKYDVMNIGESDLVLGESFLRQQEDGLSFPLISANIVDKNTEEPFSKPYIIKTMKNGLRVGIIGLVNERYVLNSKRLDILSNKKTISKYIPELRANSDVIIVLGHLGLPYSIDLAKSVEGIDVILSGHWDAQSQEPMKINDTLVMPTSYHSRKIGRLDLKLYKGKVHSYTWESTPLGEEYDGINVVADISSRLPKSQKIEEMDSVAVGSLLFDRPLKVLVFYTAGCKACMDIEKELLPEIKQKYGDAITLEHLDIGTTKNFEYMTKLENLYGIEGGYVPEVIVSGYVLMGKEEIFSRLDEVIHDALEEDPAILKKNKELALEAAEYHPPTESLILSKFESFSVYTVMAAGLLDGVNPCAFTTIVFFISFLAFVGYRRREMFFAGASFTVAVFIAYLLIGLGIFRFLKILSGFSYVMLAINILIGGLAILLGILSLVDYFRFKKTKDTSSIILKLPESIKKRIHSVIGSDFRGEKHNIAKIIWVAFTAGFMVSILESFCTGQVYLPTIAFVMRMPGKAISAFAYLVLYNLAFILPLIAVFILGLFGATSTTFSKFMQKHLGLVKLSTAVLFFLLGTLLLIFR, encoded by the coding sequence ATGCATAAAAAGGTGATAAAAACAATTTTAGCGCTAATATTCGCCATCCTGATCGCGCAGCCCTGCCTTGCAAGATCCCAGAAACTCACTATTGTCTTTACAGGAGATATGCGCGGAGAGCTGGAGAATTGCCATTGTCCTAAGGATGATTTTGGCGGCCTTAATAGAAGATATGAATATCTCTCTGAGGTAAGGAAAAAGGTAGATGATGTCCTGCTATTAGATGTAGGGGATGTCGTGTCTCTGCTTACAGCGGATCTAAAGAAAGAAGATGTAGCGCGCAACGCGTCTATTTCATTTGAGGCAATGAAGCTCATGAAATATGATGTAATGAATATTGGCGAGAGCGACCTTGTTCTAGGAGAATCTTTCTTAAGACAGCAAGAGGACGGCCTGTCATTTCCTCTGATATCAGCGAATATAGTGGATAAAAATACAGAAGAGCCCTTTTCAAAGCCATATATAATAAAGACTATGAAGAATGGTTTAAGGGTGGGTATTATCGGGCTTGTAAATGAGCGTTACGTTCTTAATTCTAAGAGACTGGACATACTGTCGAATAAAAAAACTATTTCCAAATATATCCCTGAGTTAAGGGCTAACTCAGATGTAATTATCGTGCTTGGCCATCTGGGCCTGCCATATTCAATAGATCTCGCAAAGAGTGTTGAGGGAATAGATGTAATACTTAGCGGGCACTGGGATGCTCAGAGCCAGGAGCCCATGAAGATAAATGATACGCTGGTCATGCCGACTTCTTATCATTCAAGAAAGATAGGAAGGTTAGATCTAAAACTGTACAAGGGTAAAGTCCATTCATATACATGGGAATCTACGCCGCTAGGGGAAGAATACGACGGTATTAATGTAGTAGCTGATATTTCCTCAAGGCTGCCGAAGTCACAAAAGATAGAGGAAATGGACTCTGTGGCGGTAGGGTCATTGCTTTTCGATAGGCCATTAAAGGTCCTTGTTTTTTACACAGCAGGGTGCAAGGCATGCATGGATATAGAAAAGGAACTATTGCCTGAGATCAAGCAGAAATATGGCGATGCTATCACGCTGGAGCACCTTGACATAGGCACTACGAAAAATTTCGAGTACATGACTAAGCTCGAGAATCTATACGGGATAGAAGGCGGTTATGTGCCTGAGGTCATCGTCTCAGGATATGTTTTAATGGGCAAGGAAGAGATCTTTTCCAGGCTGGATGAGGTTATACACGATGCCCTGGAAGAGGATCCAGCTATTCTAAAAAAAAACAAGGAATTAGCTCTCGAGGCCGCTGAATATCACCCGCCTACAGAGTCACTTATCCTGTCCAAGTTTGAATCCTTTAGTGTATATACTGTTATGGCGGCAGGACTGCTCGATGGCGTTAATCCCTGCGCTTTTACGACTATAGTGTTCTTTATATCGTTTCTTGCGTTTGTTGGTTATCGTAGGCGTGAGATGTTTTTCGCGGGCGCGTCTTTTACTGTGGCTGTATTTATCGCGTATCTTCTTATTGGCCTGGGGATCTTCAGGTTTTTAAAGATATTGAGTGGATTTAGTTATGTAATGCTTGCTATAAATATTCTGATAGGCGGGCTTGCTATTTTGCTCGGAATCCTGAGCCTTGTGGATTATTTTAGATTCAAGAAGACAAAGGATACTAGCAGTATCATATTGAAACTTCCGGAATCTATTAAGAAGAGGATCCATTCGGTCATTGGCTCTGATTTCAGGGGCGAGAAGCACAATATCGCCAAGATAATATGGGTCGCGTTTACCGCGGGATTTATGGTGTCTATCCTTGAATCCTTTTGCACTGGCCAGGTCTATCTCCCCACTATAGCGTTTGTAATGAGGATGCCTGGCAAGGCCATATCCGCATTCGCATACCTCGTACTCTACAACCTAGCCTTTATCCTACCCCTAATAGCCGTATTCATCCTAGGCCTCTTCGGCGCCACCTCAACCACCTTCTCCAAATTCATGCAGAAACACCTAGGCCTGGTAAAACTATCCACCGCGGTATTATTCTTCCTCTTAGGAACTTTATTATTGATTTTTAGATAA
- a CDS encoding septal ring lytic transglycosylase RlpA family protein, producing MKKLIIIALTLSLLSVFPGNAGSTHAIYKGTASWYSQTDPGILETTANMEIFDDSKLTCAMWDLPFNTLLKVTNLDNNKSIYVRVNDRGPAKRLVNRGRIIDLSKRAFSYLDDLGKGLIKVRVKIVKL from the coding sequence ATGAAGAAACTCATAATTATAGCACTAACATTATCCCTCTTATCCGTCTTTCCAGGCAATGCTGGCTCAACTCACGCTATATATAAAGGTACAGCATCATGGTATTCCCAGACTGATCCTGGAATCTTAGAGACAACTGCCAACATGGAGATCTTTGATGATTCAAAGCTAACATGTGCCATGTGGGACCTGCCTTTTAATACCCTTCTAAAAGTCACGAATCTCGATAATAATAAATCTATATATGTAAGGGTAAATGACAGGGGTCCTGCTAAGAGACTAGTGAATCGTGGCAGGATAATAGATCTCTCAAAAAGGGCATTCTCTTATTTAGACGATCTAGGTAAAGGGTTGATTAAAGTCAGAGTGAAGATTGTAAAGCTATAA
- a CDS encoding histidinol phosphate phosphatase domain-containing protein has product MIDLHTHSWLSDGAVLPTELARRAEDKGYRVIGITDHVGASNIEFICDAILKACKDINKHWKIKAIPGVEITHMPIASIKGAIKFVRSKGIKLVVVHGESLVEPVMPGTNKEAIVSGADILAHPGLISLEDAKLASAKGVHLEITSRSGHSLANGHVAKMAGATGAKLVINTDSHQPGDLITKQFAKNILLAAGLNQKEAKGIFANSERLACRLLDIKKLV; this is encoded by the coding sequence ATGATTGATTTGCATACGCATAGTTGGTTGAGTGATGGGGCGGTTTTGCCTACGGAGCTTGCGAGGCGGGCGGAGGATAAGGGCTACAGGGTTATTGGCATAACTGATCATGTGGGCGCGTCTAATATTGAATTTATCTGCGATGCGATTTTAAAGGCTTGCAAGGATATAAATAAACATTGGAAGATAAAGGCAATACCTGGCGTTGAGATAACGCACATGCCGATCGCATCGATCAAAGGTGCTATTAAATTTGTGCGTTCCAAAGGAATCAAACTCGTAGTGGTGCATGGAGAGAGTTTAGTTGAACCAGTGATGCCTGGAACAAACAAAGAAGCGATAGTTTCTGGCGCGGATATTTTGGCGCATCCCGGACTAATATCTTTAGAAGATGCAAAGCTGGCCAGCGCTAAAGGCGTACACCTTGAGATCACATCGCGCTCAGGGCATTCATTGGCTAATGGCCATGTCGCGAAGATGGCTGGCGCAACAGGCGCCAAGCTAGTCATTAACACAGATTCACACCAACCAGGAGACTTGATCACAAAACAATTCGCAAAAAATATTTTACTCGCAGCAGGCCTTAACCAAAAAGAGGCAAAAGGGATTTTCGCAAACTCAGAAAGATTGGCCTGCCGCTTACTTGACATAAAGAAGTTAGTGTAG
- a CDS encoding PhoH family protein, producing the protein MRKIFVLDTNVLLHNASALESFADNEVVLPIDVIEELDIFKKDSDEKGRNARATIRMLDELREKGRLGEGVPLEGGGLLRIIMHVDIKKPFDLSREERDNKILMTAYSLQQKGSIVVFVSKDINARVKADALGIKAVDFEKQKVDMDRLYSGWKEVLVDRKDIDRFYNKKFLEIKDKDIFPNQYVLLKDSTNEKHTALARFCHKKKGAMALRPEASDAWGIKPRNKEQAMAFDLLMDDSVKLVTLVGQAGTGKTLLALAAGLKKAVDEHAYKRLLVSRPVIPMGKDIGYLPGTKEEKLINWMQPIYDNLEYILTIRKRKEHIEDLIDSDLLQLEALTYMRGRSIPNQFIIVDEAQNLTPHEIKTVVSRAGNHTKMILTGDPYQIDSPYLDSSSNGLSYAVEKMKGQEMFGHISLIQNERSSLASLAAELL; encoded by the coding sequence ATGCGAAAGATATTTGTATTAGACACAAATGTACTTCTTCATAATGCCAGTGCCTTAGAATCGTTTGCTGATAACGAGGTCGTCCTGCCTATTGATGTCATAGAGGAATTGGACATATTTAAAAAGGATAGCGATGAAAAAGGCAGGAATGCCCGTGCTACCATAAGGATGCTGGATGAGCTGAGAGAAAAAGGCAGATTAGGTGAAGGTGTGCCTCTGGAAGGAGGAGGCCTCTTACGCATAATCATGCATGTAGATATAAAAAAGCCTTTTGATCTTTCTCGCGAAGAAAGGGATAACAAGATCCTGATGACAGCATATAGCCTGCAGCAGAAGGGATCCATAGTTGTCTTTGTATCAAAGGATATCAACGCAAGAGTCAAGGCAGATGCCCTTGGCATAAAGGCAGTGGATTTTGAAAAACAAAAGGTGGACATGGACAGGCTTTATAGCGGGTGGAAAGAGGTCCTGGTAGATAGAAAAGATATAGACAGGTTTTATAATAAAAAATTTCTAGAGATCAAAGACAAGGATATATTTCCAAATCAATATGTTTTATTGAAAGACAGTACAAACGAAAAACATACTGCCCTCGCAAGGTTTTGCCACAAGAAAAAAGGCGCGATGGCTCTAAGGCCTGAGGCAAGCGATGCCTGGGGGATCAAGCCAAGGAATAAAGAGCAGGCCATGGCATTTGATCTTTTAATGGATGATAGCGTGAAGCTAGTAACGCTCGTAGGCCAGGCAGGTACTGGGAAGACACTTCTGGCCTTGGCAGCTGGCTTAAAGAAGGCAGTGGATGAGCATGCGTACAAGAGGCTTCTTGTTTCAAGACCTGTTATACCTATGGGAAAAGACATAGGATACCTTCCTGGCACAAAGGAAGAGAAGCTTATAAACTGGATGCAGCCAATTTATGATAATCTGGAATACATCTTGACCATAAGAAAGAGAAAAGAACACATTGAGGATTTAATAGATTCTGATCTTTTGCAGCTAGAGGCATTGACATATATGAGAGGAAGGAGCATTCCTAATCAATTTATTATAGTGGATGAGGCGCAGAATCTTACGCCGCATGAAATAAAGACTGTTGTCAGCCGCGCAGGGAATCACACAAAGATGATCTTAACAGGAGACCCATATCAGATAGACAGTCCCTATCTTGATTCTTCTTCTAATGGTCTGAGCTATGCGGTTGAGAAGATGAAAGGTCAGGAGATGTTTGGCCACATCTCCCTTATTCAAAACGAACGCTCAAGTCTAGCCAGCCTTGCCGCAGAGTTGTTATAG